A DNA window from Flavisolibacter ginsenosidimutans contains the following coding sequences:
- a CDS encoding FKBP-type peptidyl-prolyl cis-trans isomerase gives MKKILIAGLVLLSVSASAQKRTIKKKTIAPAKGTFLKNSLDSVSYALGLSVANFYRQQGIKNLNVSCIAKAITDAQAGKPGLFTEGEANEVMAVYFNPALKKNLAEGKSFLAANKNKPGIKTTADGIQYEVLKDAQGQRPKATDTVVVNYRGTLINGTEFDNSAKAGKPIEFPLDRVIKGWTEGLQLMPVGSKYKFYIPYNLAYGMNDSGPIPGGSTLIFEVELLQIKR, from the coding sequence ATGAAAAAAATTTTGATAGCGGGCCTGGTGCTTTTGAGCGTATCGGCCAGCGCACAAAAAAGAACAATTAAGAAAAAGACAATCGCGCCGGCGAAAGGAACGTTTTTAAAAAATTCGCTTGATTCCGTGTCGTATGCTTTGGGCTTAAGCGTGGCGAACTTTTATCGCCAGCAAGGCATAAAAAACCTCAACGTTTCGTGTATTGCCAAAGCCATTACCGACGCACAAGCGGGCAAGCCGGGGTTGTTCACCGAAGGCGAGGCCAACGAAGTGATGGCCGTTTATTTTAATCCGGCGCTGAAAAAAAATCTCGCCGAAGGCAAGTCGTTTTTGGCTGCCAATAAAAATAAGCCGGGCATAAAAACCACAGCAGACGGCATTCAGTACGAAGTGCTGAAAGATGCGCAGGGGCAGCGTCCAAAAGCAACGGACACGGTGGTGGTAAACTACCGCGGCACATTGATTAACGGAACGGAGTTTGACAATTCGGCGAAGGCTGGCAAGCCCATCGAATTCCCGCTCGACCGCGTTATCAAAGGCTGGACAGAAGGTTTGCAACTGATGCCCGTTGGTTCCAAATACAAGTTTTACATTCCGTACAATCTTGCGTACGGCATGAACGACAGCGGCCCCATACCCGGCGGCTCTACCTTGATTTTTGAGGTGGAGTTGTTGCAAATAAAAAGATAG
- a CDS encoding MDR family MFS transporter yields the protein MLQAPAQLYKNAYSGIPRPVWWLGLVMFVNRCGTMVIPFLTVYLTTARGFSLEQAGYVMAAFGTGSILGSYLGGKLTDKFGSYYVQFFSLLLNGIMFIVLGRMQTLAQFAVCIFVLSSLGEAFRPANSVAIANYSDDGNRIRCYSLNRLAINLGWSIGPAVGGILASVNYGLLFWADGLTCIAASILLLLFLRPGTAEKKAAVKKIAQKESSAYQDGPFLRGMAFLFLIALAFFQLFSVVPVYYKSELGLNEATIGWILAMNGLLIAAVEMVLVYKLEGRKNSLTYIMTGAALIAVSFLFYESGKSATVAVVSMILVTFGEMFLFPFMNNFWVKRSGESNRGQYASVYMMAWSGASVLAPTLATQVAARAGFGTLWIVDFLFCTMAAAGFYFLKKSFDERV from the coding sequence ATGCTTCAGGCGCCGGCACAATTGTACAAAAACGCATACAGCGGCATTCCGCGGCCCGTTTGGTGGCTGGGTCTGGTGATGTTTGTAAACCGGTGCGGCACGATGGTGATTCCCTTTCTGACCGTCTATCTCACCACCGCAAGAGGCTTTTCGCTGGAACAAGCCGGTTATGTTATGGCGGCCTTTGGCACGGGTTCTATTTTGGGCAGCTATCTTGGCGGAAAGCTTACCGATAAGTTCGGTTCGTACTACGTTCAATTCTTTAGCCTTTTGCTGAACGGCATCATGTTTATTGTGCTGGGAAGAATGCAAACGCTGGCGCAATTTGCCGTCTGCATTTTCGTGCTAAGCAGTTTGGGCGAAGCCTTTCGCCCGGCCAACTCCGTAGCCATCGCTAATTACAGCGATGATGGCAACCGGATTCGTTGTTATTCACTCAACCGCCTGGCCATAAACCTCGGATGGTCCATTGGTCCCGCGGTTGGCGGTATTCTTGCCAGCGTCAATTACGGTTTGCTTTTTTGGGCCGACGGCCTTACCTGCATTGCGGCTTCGATACTCCTTCTCCTGTTTCTTCGGCCCGGAACAGCCGAAAAAAAAGCGGCCGTTAAAAAGATTGCGCAAAAAGAAAGTTCGGCATATCAGGACGGCCCTTTTTTGCGCGGCATGGCTTTTCTGTTTTTGATTGCCCTTGCCTTCTTTCAGTTGTTCAGCGTTGTGCCGGTTTACTACAAATCCGAATTGGGTTTGAACGAAGCCACCATTGGTTGGATATTGGCCATGAACGGACTGTTGATTGCGGCTGTTGAAATGGTGCTGGTGTACAAGCTCGAAGGCCGAAAGAATTCGCTCACTTACATCATGACCGGTGCTGCGCTCATTGCCGTTTCTTTTTTGTTTTACGAATCGGGGAAGTCGGCCACCGTGGCGGTGGTGAGCATGATATTGGTAACCTTTGGCGAGATGTTTCTCTTTCCCTTCATGAACAATTTTTGGGTAAAGCGAAGCGGCGAAAGCAACCGCGGGCAATACGCATCGGTTTACATGATGGCCTGGTCCGGCGCCTCGGTGCTGGCGCCCACACTGGCTACGCAAGTAGCCGCCCGTGCGGGTTTCGGCACCTTGTGGATTGTTGACTTTTTGTTTTGCACTATGGCCGCAGCGGGGTTTTATTTTTTAAAAAAGAGTTTTGATGAACGAGTTTAG
- the cmk gene encoding (d)CMP kinase, whose amino-acid sequence MKKIIITIDGWSSCGKSTLAKQMAKALNYVYVDSGAMYRAITLYFLRNHVDWTDEKEVHKALKEISLQFVFNEKSQQSEMYLNGENVEYVIRDLVVAEKVSEVAAIKEVREFAVSQQQKMGKGRGIVMDGRDIGTVVFPDAELKIFMTADNAVRVERRFKELYEKNPNVTLEEVKANLEMRDYIDSNREFSPLRKAEDAVVLDNTACTEKEQFQKAMKWVQQKLQVPA is encoded by the coding sequence ATGAAGAAAATTATCATCACCATAGACGGCTGGTCGAGCTGCGGCAAAAGCACGCTTGCCAAACAAATGGCGAAAGCCCTGAATTATGTGTACGTTGACAGCGGCGCCATGTACCGTGCCATCACGCTTTATTTTTTGCGCAACCACGTGGATTGGACCGATGAAAAAGAGGTGCACAAGGCACTAAAAGAAATCTCTCTTCAATTTGTCTTCAACGAAAAAAGCCAGCAATCGGAAATGTATTTGAACGGCGAAAACGTAGAATATGTGATTCGAGATTTGGTGGTAGCCGAAAAAGTAAGCGAAGTGGCGGCCATTAAAGAAGTGCGTGAGTTTGCCGTATCGCAGCAACAAAAAATGGGCAAAGGCCGCGGCATTGTGATGGACGGACGCGACATCGGCACCGTTGTTTTTCCAGACGCTGAATTGAAAATTTTTATGACCGCCGATAATGCCGTTCGTGTTGAGCGGCGCTTTAAGGAGTTGTACGAAAAAAATCCCAACGTAACACTCGAAGAAGTAAAAGCCAACCTTGAAATGCGCGACTATATTGATTCCAACCGCGAGTTTTCACCCTTGCGAAAAGCAGAAGACGCCGTTGTGCTGGACAACACGGCCTGCACAGAAAAAGAACAGTTTCAAAAAGCCATGAAATGGGTGCAGCAGAAACTGCAGGTTCCTGCTTAA
- a CDS encoding inorganic diphosphatase, with the protein MKKNKKDSVDVVIETPKDCRNKYAWDEKEKVFRLKKILPLGSVFPFDFGFVPGTKGGDGDPLDVLVIMDEPAFPGCVLECRIVGVLKARQTERDKKTETNDRLIGVSVLSELYSDIEDINALSENILRQIEQFFVSYNQLAGKKFEPQGWAGAEEARKLIATART; encoded by the coding sequence ATGAAAAAGAATAAAAAAGATTCTGTTGATGTAGTGATAGAAACGCCCAAAGACTGCCGCAATAAATACGCATGGGATGAAAAAGAAAAAGTTTTCCGGCTGAAAAAAATCTTGCCGCTCGGCTCTGTGTTTCCCTTCGATTTTGGTTTTGTGCCGGGAACAAAAGGTGGCGACGGCGACCCTCTTGACGTGCTGGTGATTATGGATGAACCGGCCTTTCCGGGTTGTGTTCTGGAATGTCGCATCGTTGGCGTTCTAAAAGCAAGACAAACAGAGCGGGATAAAAAAACTGAAACAAACGATCGCTTAATTGGTGTGTCGGTTTTGTCTGAGTTGTACAGCGATATTGAAGACATTAATGCTTTAAGCGAAAACATTCTCAGGCAGATTGAACAATTCTTTGTGTCGTACAATCAATTAGCCGGAAAGAAATTTGAGCCCCAAGGTTGGGCAGGAGCGGAAGAAGCCAGGAAGCTGATTGCGACTGCGAGAACGTGA